Sequence from the Anaerohalosphaeraceae bacterium genome:
CGTGAATCGATACGTCTATCCGGAATTAAGCTATTATCTCGGCAGCCGCTATCTGCGGCCCGTCCGTGTGGATATCCCTTCTGAAGGGATTCACGAAGAGGGTTCCCATTCCCTCGTAGCAGCCCTGACATATTCACTGGGAACCCGCTATACAGCGATTCTGGCTCAGGAATACAACTTCGATTACGGCAAAACCGTCCGAAGCGAATTGACGTTAATCCGCCGCTATCACCGCCTGTTTTACGGGCTGAGTTTTTCGCTGGATGAATCCCTGAACCGCCGGCTTGTCTCCATGAGCATCTGGCCGCAGGGAGTCAGAGAGCTGGCGATTGGGCGAAGATATATGGGCATGACCGAACCGGTGCGGGAGGAATAATCCCCCAAAATCCGCGGCAGCCGACGGCATACAGTTTTTCAGGAACGTCAATGCAAGAAGAAAGGAAGTGCTATGGCTTTAGTCACAACCAAAAAAATGTTTGAAATGGCCTACAAAAACGGCTACGCCATCGGGGCGTTCAACGTCAACAACATGGAAATCACACAGGGCATTGTGGCCGCGATTGCCGAAGAAAAGGCCCCGCTGATTCTGCAGATTTCCCGGGGGGCCCGCGAATACGCCAAGATGAGCTATCTGAAGGCGATTATCGATGTGGCCGTGGCGGAAAATCCGGATATCCCCATCTGCATGCATCTGGACCACGGCGACACGGTTGAAATCTGCAAGCAGTGTGTCGATGACGGCTTTACCTCGGTGATGATTGACGCCTCCCATCATCCGTTTGAGGAAAACGTCCGCATTACCAAGGAAGTGGTCAAGTATGCCCATGCCCACGGCGTTGTCGTGGAGGCCGAGCTGGGCCAGCTGGGCGGCATCGAAGAAGATGTGGTCGGCGTGGATGATGTATCGGCTCACCTGACGGACCCGGCTCAGGCGCAGACCTTTGTGGAAAAGACCGGCTGCGACTCGCTGGCGGTGGCCGTCGGAACCAGCCATGGGGCATACAAGTTCAAAAGCGAGCCGAAAATCGCCTTTGACGTCATTGAAAAGATTCAGCGGCGTCTGCCCGGCTTTCCGCTGGTGATGCACGGGGCCAGCAGCGTGCTGAAGGAATTCAAAGACCTGATTAACAAATACGGCGGCAAGATGCCCGATGCGATGGGCGTGCCGGAGGAAGCCATCAGCCGCGCAGCCAAAATGGCGGTCTGCAAGGTCAATATCGATACGGACCTGCGGATGGCCCTGACCGCCAAGATTCGCCAGGTGTTTGCGGAAAAACCCGGCGAATTCGACCCGCGCAAATACCTGGGCCCGGGCCGGGAAGCCATCAAGCAGATGGTCAAGCACAAACTGCACGTTCTCGGCTGCGCCGGCAAAGCCGCCGAATGCCTGTAAAGTTCGGTTTGCTTTCGAAAACCATAGAATCAACTCGGCAGGACGGCACAGGCCGTCCTGCTTCTTGATGAAGAAAGAACCTGTACGTTGTTATGAATCTGAAAAATCAGAAGAACGCAAAATCAGTCATTCGGTGGGTCCTGATCATAATGGGCCTGTGGCTGGTGCTCGGCTGTGAACCGGACAGCCCGGGTTATCCCTCCAAAAACTCATCGGAATCGAACGAAACATCCTCCGCCTCTGTTTCCCTGCCGGTATCTCTGAAAGCCGCATCGGCCATCGACTTCTTCTGCACCGGCAATCCGGCGGCCGCCCGGGAAACCCTCGAAGCTGCCGCCGGTGAAAACGGTACTCTGGAGACTTTCCGGCAGATCCTCCTCAATTGGGAGCAGATGCAGCAGCGCCGACAAAATGTTCGTCTTCAAGTCTGGGCCAAACAGCAGGAGCGGTTAAAAGAGCTGGAAAAAAATCTCGGCGATTCCCTGAAAACGGAAATGTCCGCAGCCAACCCTGCACCGGAAGAACCGGCTCTGTCAATGGACGAAGACCTGGCGGAAACTGTTCCGGATGCGGACCCCAACGGCCTGGAAGGAGTGCTGGCGGCCGCCATCCGCCTGCGGGACCTGGCTACAGACGAGGAAAAACAGGCCCTGCTGCAGCAGCCCTTCATTCAGCAGGCCGTCCAGGCCGCTCTTCAGCGGGCCCGTCTCTATGAGGAACAGGGACGCTGGACAGATGCCTATATCCGGGCCTATTACTGGCTGACGGCTTTGGATGAGGACAATCCCGAATACCGAAACAAAGCCGAGGAACTTTCCGAACTGCTCGAGATTGAACTGTCTTTGAAAGACGGCTCCTGCGATGACACCGTCAAGAAACGGTACGAGGACATCAAGACAGAGATGTTTGAACGAGCCCTCTACCTGCTGGATAACAACTATGTACGGCCGCTCGAATACAAGGAAATGATTCAGAAAGCCTTTCAGCGATGCCGCCTGCTGGCACGGGTCCTCGAAAAATCCTCCGCGGAAATCGCCTATCACACCGACGCCCAAACAGCCCGGCAGTTCCTGGAAAAACTGGACGCCGTCGAGACGGAAATGAAGGACAAAACCGACCTCCAGGCCGCCGACCTCAAGGGTCTGCTCGAGTCCCTGCTCGACCTCAATCAAAACACACTGAACCTCCCGCCGGAAGTGCTCATTGCCCACTTCTCTCAGGCCGTCTTTCAGACGCTGGACCCCTTTACAGAGCTGGTCTGGCCCTGGTACGTGAAGGATTTCGAAAAGAATCTCACCCAGCAGTTCAGCGGCATCGGCGTGGAGATCTCCAAAGCCACCGGTGTGCTGACAATTGTCAGTCTGCTGCCGGATACGCCCGCCTATCGGGCCGGCCTGGATGCGTATGATGAGATTCTGGCCGTCAACGG
This genomic interval carries:
- the fba gene encoding class II fructose-1,6-bisphosphate aldolase, encoding MALVTTKKMFEMAYKNGYAIGAFNVNNMEITQGIVAAIAEEKAPLILQISRGAREYAKMSYLKAIIDVAVAENPDIPICMHLDHGDTVEICKQCVDDGFTSVMIDASHHPFEENVRITKEVVKYAHAHGVVVEAELGQLGGIEEDVVGVDDVSAHLTDPAQAQTFVEKTGCDSLAVAVGTSHGAYKFKSEPKIAFDVIEKIQRRLPGFPLVMHGASSVLKEFKDLINKYGGKMPDAMGVPEEAISRAAKMAVCKVNIDTDLRMALTAKIRQVFAEKPGEFDPRKYLGPGREAIKQMVKHKLHVLGCAGKAAECL
- a CDS encoding S41 family peptidase codes for the protein MNLKNQKNAKSVIRWVLIIMGLWLVLGCEPDSPGYPSKNSSESNETSSASVSLPVSLKAASAIDFFCTGNPAAARETLEAAAGENGTLETFRQILLNWEQMQQRRQNVRLQVWAKQQERLKELEKNLGDSLKTEMSAANPAPEEPALSMDEDLAETVPDADPNGLEGVLAAAIRLRDLATDEEKQALLQQPFIQQAVQAALQRARLYEEQGRWTDAYIRAYYWLTALDEDNPEYRNKAEELSELLEIELSLKDGSCDDTVKKRYEDIKTEMFERALYLLDNNYVRPLEYKEMIQKAFQRCRLLARVLEKSSAEIAYHTDAQTARQFLEKLDAVETEMKDKTDLQAADLKGLLESLLDLNQNTLNLPPEVLIAHFSQAVFQTLDPFTELVWPWYVKDFEKNLTQQFSGIGVEISKATGVLTIVSLLPDTPAYRAGLDAYDEILAVNGEPTEKMTIFCAVSKITGPKGTKVTLTIRRPSTGEVKDYTIVRDRIVVQPIRGWQRTENGQWDFWVDKANRIGYVRLTSFSETSRDELDQVLTQLEKEGMKALILNLRYNSGGYLNSAAEVADLFLSKGIIVKSNPRHGFAAYEMAHEKGTHPNYPMVVLINGGSASASEIVAGALQDPKYRRATLVGTRSYGKGSVQVVTPFTGGGSQLKYTVAYYHLPSDQPVKNRYQIEKLGRKDWGIAPDVEVEMYSHEIRRMLEIQRRNDILVQAFHNNGEERRYTLEETLLSDPQLSAALLIVQAKLLQQGCAVQPPDLNLWQQPVDPNEVL